The proteins below come from a single Chryseobacterium capnotolerans genomic window:
- the cphA gene encoding cyanophycin synthetase, translated as MKIEKIQALRGPNIWSIRRKKLIQMRLDLEEMENYPTNKIDGFRERIEKLIPSLITHRCSEGVEGGFFHRVETGTWMGHVIEHIALEIQTLAGMDVGFGRTRETKTPGVYNVVFNYLEENVGIYAAEEAVKIAEALIEGKEYNLNTCIQKLKEIRERVRLGPSTGSIVEEAASRKIPWIRLGTNSLVQLGYGVNQQRFQATITGKTSSIAVDIACNKELTKRMLHDAAIPVPIGDLVVDEEDLNNVIKKIGYPIVLKPLDGNHGKGSSINVNDWEAAKIGLEHAQKYSRKVIVEKYITGYDFRVLVIDNKMVAAARRVPAHIVGDGELSIQQLIDKENKDPRRGYGHENVLTEIEVDKDTMELLEKLQYTLETIPQKGEVVYLKSTANLSTGGTSIDVTDMVHPENITMAERISKIIGLDVCGIDIMAENLTQPLKESGGAIIEVNAAPGFRMHLAPSEGLPRNVAAPVVDMLYPQGKPFTIPIIAVTGTNGKTTTTRLISHIVKSNGFRVGFTTSDGIYIQNTMLSKGDTTGPLSAEFILKDPTVEFAVLETARGGILRSGLGFSQCDIGVLTNIEEDHLGMNDIHSLKDLTKVKRVVLDSVKKTGWSVLNADNEYSMKIVNNLDCNVAIFSMDENNPHIVKFAKEGRITCVYEEGFVTIKKGDWKIRIGKAKDFPITMEGKARFMIENVLAASLASYLHGFGIEDISNSLRTFIPSAQLTPGRLNVFKFKSFKVLIDFAHNPSGYEAIEDYLKNVEATKKIGIISGVGDRRDSDIRECGKIAGRMFDHIIIRNEKHLRGRTEEEINGLIIEGMQSSGKDVSYEIIPKEIEALKHAMGMAEDGTFITALSDVISNAIDLVQEYQARELLEDDKNL; from the coding sequence ATGAAAATCGAAAAGATTCAGGCACTACGCGGTCCTAATATCTGGAGTATCAGAAGAAAGAAGCTGATACAGATGAGGTTGGACCTAGAGGAAATGGAGAATTATCCTACCAATAAAATAGATGGATTCAGGGAAAGAATTGAAAAATTAATCCCATCACTGATTACACACAGATGTTCAGAAGGAGTGGAAGGTGGTTTTTTCCATAGAGTAGAAACAGGAACCTGGATGGGGCATGTCATTGAGCATATCGCCTTGGAAATACAAACCCTGGCGGGAATGGATGTTGGTTTCGGAAGAACCCGCGAAACAAAGACTCCTGGGGTGTATAATGTAGTATTTAACTATCTGGAAGAAAATGTAGGAATTTATGCAGCCGAAGAAGCGGTAAAGATTGCAGAAGCTTTAATTGAAGGGAAGGAATACAACCTGAACACCTGCATTCAGAAGTTGAAAGAGATTAGAGAACGTGTTCGTCTCGGACCCTCTACAGGAAGTATTGTAGAAGAAGCTGCTTCCAGAAAAATACCATGGATCCGATTAGGAACAAACTCTTTGGTACAGCTTGGATATGGAGTTAATCAACAGCGTTTCCAGGCTACCATTACAGGGAAAACAAGTTCTATTGCGGTAGATATTGCCTGCAATAAAGAATTAACCAAAAGAATGCTCCACGATGCAGCTATTCCGGTACCAATAGGAGATTTGGTAGTGGATGAGGAAGATTTGAATAATGTCATCAAAAAAATAGGATACCCCATTGTTTTAAAACCTTTGGATGGAAATCATGGAAAGGGTTCTTCCATCAATGTCAATGATTGGGAGGCTGCTAAAATAGGATTGGAACATGCTCAGAAATACTCCCGAAAAGTAATTGTTGAAAAATACATTACAGGCTACGATTTCAGAGTCCTGGTCATTGATAATAAAATGGTGGCTGCAGCAAGGAGAGTTCCTGCCCATATTGTTGGAGACGGTGAGTTAAGTATTCAGCAGCTTATTGATAAAGAAAATAAAGATCCGCGAAGAGGGTATGGGCACGAGAATGTTCTTACCGAAATTGAAGTGGATAAAGATACTATGGAATTGCTTGAGAAGCTTCAGTATACATTGGAAACCATTCCACAAAAAGGGGAAGTGGTTTACTTGAAGTCAACAGCCAATCTTTCTACAGGTGGTACGTCAATAGATGTTACTGATATGGTGCATCCGGAAAATATCACAATGGCAGAGAGAATTTCTAAAATCATTGGTTTGGATGTCTGTGGTATTGATATTATGGCAGAAAACCTTACCCAGCCTTTAAAAGAAAGTGGCGGGGCTATCATAGAAGTGAATGCGGCTCCAGGATTTAGAATGCACCTTGCTCCAAGCGAAGGGTTACCAAGAAACGTTGCCGCTCCTGTTGTAGATATGTTGTATCCACAAGGGAAGCCTTTTACTATTCCAATTATTGCAGTGACGGGGACCAACGGAAAAACCACTACAACCAGATTAATTTCCCATATTGTAAAAAGCAACGGATTTAGAGTAGGATTTACTACTTCAGATGGGATTTATATTCAAAATACGATGCTTTCAAAAGGGGATACTACAGGACCATTGTCAGCAGAATTTATTTTAAAAGATCCTACTGTGGAATTTGCTGTTCTTGAAACGGCAAGAGGCGGTATTCTTCGTTCAGGACTAGGGTTTTCACAATGTGATATCGGGGTTCTGACTAATATTGAAGAAGATCATTTGGGAATGAACGATATTCACAGCCTGAAAGATCTTACCAAAGTGAAACGGGTTGTATTAGACAGCGTAAAGAAAACCGGCTGGAGCGTATTGAATGCAGACAATGAATACTCTATGAAAATTGTTAACAATCTTGATTGTAACGTTGCGATTTTCAGTATGGATGAGAATAATCCCCATATTGTAAAATTTGCCAAAGAAGGAAGAATTACCTGCGTTTATGAAGAAGGATTTGTAACCATTAAAAAAGGAGACTGGAAGATCAGAATCGGTAAAGCAAAAGATTTCCCAATTACAATGGAAGGTAAAGCCAGATTCATGATAGAAAATGTATTAGCGGCTAGTTTGGCAAGTTATCTTCATGGATTTGGGATTGAAGATATTTCCAATTCGTTAAGAACCTTTATTCCAAGTGCACAGCTTACTCCAGGAAGATTGAATGTCTTTAAGTTTAAGAGCTTTAAAGTGCTGATCGATTTTGCCCACAATCCATCCGGATATGAAGCGATTGAAGATTATCTTAAGAATGTCGAGGCAACAAAGAAAATAGGAATTATTTCCGGTGTTGGAGACAGAAGAGATAGTGACATCAGAGAATGCGGAAAGATTGCAGGAAGAATGTTTGATCATATCATTATCCGAAATGAAAAACATCTTCGTGGAAGAACAGAAGAAGAGATTAATGGATTGATTATAGAAGGAATGCAGTCTTCAGGAAAAGATGTCAGCTACGAGATTATTCCTAAAGAAATTGAAGCGTTGAAGCATGCCATGGGCATGGCTGAAGACGGAACCTTCATTACCGCTTTAAGTGATGTAATTTCCAATGCGATTGATCTTGTTCAGGAATATCAGGCAAGAGAGCTGCTGGAAGATGACAAAAATTTGTAG
- a CDS encoding MepB family protein, which produces MNLETIEEQLFHPLGLSCSNIEEDLECREYSGFNFNLNEQNIKFRISKITPTKTGQFVTIWKRNEKGETAPFDLTDNIDFYLIASFKDSLSGIFIFPKQILLEKAILSDGKKIGKRGIRVYPTWDKTESKQAQKTQDWQTRYFLKFSKYRDEMLQQAKLLLNV; this is translated from the coding sequence TTGAATTTAGAAACCATTGAAGAACAGCTGTTTCATCCGCTTGGGTTAAGCTGTTCAAATATTGAAGAAGATTTAGAATGCAGGGAATATTCAGGTTTTAATTTTAATTTAAATGAACAGAATATCAAATTCAGAATTTCTAAAATAACACCCACCAAAACCGGTCAATTTGTAACGATCTGGAAAAGGAATGAAAAAGGGGAAACAGCTCCTTTTGATCTCACAGACAACATTGATTTTTATCTTATTGCTTCTTTTAAAGACAGTCTTTCAGGGATATTTATCTTCCCTAAGCAGATTTTATTAGAAAAAGCAATTCTGTCGGATGGGAAAAAGATAGGAAAACGGGGAATAAGAGTGTATCCAACCTGGGATAAAACAGAAAGCAAACAGGCTCAAAAAACTCAGGATTGGCAAACTCGATACTTTCTTAAGTTTTCTAAATATCGAGATGAAATGCTTCAACAGGCAAAGCTGTTACTGAATGTTTAA
- a CDS encoding type 1 glutamine amidotransferase — translation MKDIRIALLDMNNNHVNQGFRNIKEISETFQQNSEENVIIKTFDVRFKDEMPEIGDFDIFISSGGPGTPHREGLEWENRFAHFLDSVFEHNKYNEDKKYLFLICHSFQWASIHWKLGNICKRKSYSFGVMPVHKTKEGREEFLFKNLQDPFYAVDSRAYQFIEPDHDRFEELGMTVMAIEKFRPHINLERAVMAVRFSDEIFGTQFHPEASPEALIENLKDNKNREAMIENFGMEKYLETMDRIDDEDKIILTRNQILPRFLQFAKKTF, via the coding sequence ATGAAAGATATTCGAATTGCTCTGCTGGACATGAACAACAACCATGTCAATCAAGGCTTTAGAAACATTAAAGAAATTTCTGAAACATTTCAGCAGAACTCTGAAGAAAATGTAATCATCAAAACATTTGATGTAAGATTTAAAGATGAAATGCCTGAAATCGGAGACTTTGATATTTTCATTTCTTCGGGCGGCCCGGGTACTCCACACCGTGAAGGTTTAGAGTGGGAAAACAGGTTTGCTCATTTTTTAGATTCCGTTTTTGAACACAATAAATACAACGAAGATAAAAAGTACCTTTTCCTTATTTGTCATTCTTTTCAATGGGCAAGCATTCACTGGAAATTAGGAAATATCTGTAAAAGAAAATCCTATTCTTTTGGAGTAATGCCTGTTCATAAAACAAAGGAAGGTAGAGAAGAGTTTTTATTCAAGAATCTTCAGGATCCTTTCTATGCCGTAGATTCCAGAGCGTATCAGTTCATTGAACCGGATCATGACCGCTTTGAAGAACTCGGAATGACGGTTATGGCTATTGAAAAGTTTCGTCCACACATCAACCTGGAAAGAGCTGTAATGGCGGTTCGTTTTTCTGATGAAATATTTGGAACCCAATTTCATCCGGAAGCAAGTCCCGAAGCTTTAATAGAAAATCTTAAAGACAATAAAAACAGAGAAGCGATGATTGAAAACTTCGGAATGGAAAAATATCTTGAAACCATGGATAGAATAGATGATGAAGATAAAATCATTCTGACTAGAAACCAGATTCTTCCGAGATTTCTTCAGTTCGCAAAAAAAACATTTTGA
- a CDS encoding carboxylate-amine ligase, giving the protein MHHQFTIGIEEEYQIIDVESRDLISHVSKIIEGGKAVLSENLKHEMHESMIEMETGICQNIQEARAELTNLRRHLINTAHEQGLRVSGGGTHPFSHWSDNSITQGERYIKIVDDMGDVARENLIFGLHVHIGIPNREEGVRIQNVMRYFLPHVYALSTNSPFWIGRYTGFKSYRQEIFVKFPRTGIPSYFNSLAEFDSYVDLLVKTGTIDNAKKIWWDLRVHPFYPTIEFRICDMPLRIDETVCLAAIMQSLVAKIYKLHQQNLSFRSYRRLLLNENKWRASKSGIEAHLIDFGKEESVPYPLLLKELLEFIDDVVDDLGCRNEVEYAWKILENGTGADRQLQIFKETGDLTKVVDYMISETEYGITHGEAAS; this is encoded by the coding sequence ATGCATCATCAGTTTACTATTGGAATCGAAGAAGAATATCAGATCATTGATGTGGAAAGCAGAGATCTGATCTCTCACGTTTCAAAAATCATTGAAGGCGGAAAAGCAGTATTGAGTGAAAATCTAAAGCACGAAATGCACGAATCCATGATTGAAATGGAAACCGGAATCTGCCAGAATATCCAGGAAGCAAGAGCAGAATTAACCAATTTAAGAAGACATCTCATCAATACGGCTCATGAACAAGGGCTGCGTGTTTCCGGAGGTGGGACACACCCTTTTTCGCACTGGTCAGACAACAGCATCACCCAAGGAGAAAGATACATCAAAATTGTTGATGATATGGGAGATGTTGCCCGTGAGAACCTTATTTTCGGACTTCACGTACATATTGGAATTCCTAATCGTGAAGAAGGGGTAAGAATTCAGAATGTAATGCGTTATTTTCTGCCTCACGTCTATGCCCTTTCTACCAATTCTCCTTTCTGGATTGGAAGGTATACAGGTTTTAAATCTTACAGACAGGAAATTTTCGTTAAATTTCCCAGAACCGGTATTCCCAGCTACTTCAATTCATTAGCAGAATTTGACAGCTATGTTGACCTTCTGGTAAAAACAGGAACCATCGACAATGCCAAGAAAATATGGTGGGATTTAAGGGTTCATCCTTTTTACCCTACTATTGAATTCAGGATCTGCGATATGCCATTAAGAATTGATGAAACCGTATGTCTTGCAGCTATTATGCAGAGTTTAGTGGCCAAAATTTATAAACTCCATCAGCAGAACCTTAGCTTTAGAAGCTATAGAAGACTGCTATTGAATGAAAATAAATGGCGTGCTTCCAAAAGCGGTATTGAGGCTCATCTGATCGATTTCGGAAAAGAAGAATCTGTTCCTTACCCTCTTTTACTAAAAGAACTTTTAGAATTTATTGATGATGTGGTAGACGATTTAGGATGCAGGAATGAGGTTGAATATGCCTGGAAAATTCTTGAAAACGGAACAGGTGCTGATCGGCAGCTTCAAATCTTTAAAGAAACGGGCGATCTTACCAAGGTGGTGGATTATATGATTTCGGAAACCGAGTATGGTATCACACATGGTGAAGCCGCTTCATAA